The Sphingosinicellaceae bacterium genome includes the window GCTTCCAGGTGCCGAACGCGGCGTGGGCCTTGAACGCGGCGATGTTGACGATGATCTTGCCGCGATACAGGAACATCGGCATCGACCACTTGATCGCCTCCTCGGTGTCCGGGCAGGCGCGGTGGATCAGGCTGCGGAGATGCTCGAGGATCGGCTGCGCGAATGGCGCGGCCTTGGCGATATAAGCGTCGACGCGCGGATCCTGCGGCATGACGGTCTCCCCACGCTGAATTAACCATATCCGGCGGGGCCGTGGCAACCTGCCGCAGCCCGCCGGGAACACTGAACCGCGCCGGGCATTGCATCTGTCGGCCGGATATTTCGCAGGACCGTCGTATGGCTCTACCACCGCGTTCCTCGCTCATCGGCACCCTGTTTCCACGCCGTCTCGGCCACTGGATCGGGCCGTTGCTGGCGGCCGGAGTGATGGCGGGAATGGTCGCGCTCCTCGTCATCACCAGCGGTATCGCCAACTTAGGTGCTTCGACCCCGCATCCGCAGGGCTGGGCGGCGCTTCTTCACTATGTCTTCAAGCGCTCGGTCTCGCATCACGCCGACGGCATCGTCGTGCCCGCCGACCTCGACACAGTGCCACGGGTCCAAAAGGGCGCGGTTTATTTCAGCCGGGTGTGCAGCAGCTGCCACGGGGGCCCGGGCCTTGGCCAGAACCCGATCGCGCTGTCGATGCGGCCGCGGCCCCAATATCTTCAGCTCGTCGTCCGCCAATACACGGCGCCGGAGCTGTTCTACATCCTCCAGCACGGCGTGAAGTACAGCGCCATGCCGTCTTGGCCGGCGGTCAATCGCGACGACGAAATATGGTCGATCGTCGCCTTTCTACGGCGGCTGCCAACGTTGGGTCGAGTCGAGTACGACGCGCTGGCGCAGGGTCCTGCCGGGCAGGCGGCGGGCGTCGTCGGCTTTGCCCCGGCGTTCGATCCGTTCAAGGCGACGCCCTATAAAATGCCCAACATGAATGAGTATCCGCAGGAGTCGCAGTATAGCCGGCCCGCCAGCGCTTTCGGGCGCGGCATTGTCGGCCCTGACCTCGCGGCGTCCTGCGTCCAGTGCCACGGCACCGACGGCGCGGGCCGTCCGGACGGGGCCTTCCCGAACCTTACCGTGCTCAACGCGACGACGGTCAAGGAGGCGCTGGTCGCCTACGCCAACGGCACCCGCCAGAGCGCCTACATGCAGCCCGTTGCGGTCCAGCTGACCGACAGCCAGATCGACTCGCTGTCAGCGCGTTTCCACAGCCTGCCGCGGACTCGCTCGCCCCAGTTTGCGGTGTCCCCGGCGGTACTTGCGACGGGGCGCCAGGTCGCGGAGGCCGGCATCCCGGCGCGCAAAGTCGGGGCGTGCCAGGAATGCCACGATATCAACAAGGCCAATGCGCGCCTGTACCCGGCGATTGCCGGGCAGAATTACCTGTACCTGCGCGACCAGTTGCGGCTGTACCGCGCGGGCTTCCGCAACGCGGGTATCAAGTCGAACCCGATGCTCGCTGCGGCGAAGCAGATGACCGATGCCGAGATCGACGGCGCGGCGGCGTATTATGCGGCGATGGCTCCGCAGGCCGTGGAGGCGGTCGCCGAGGGTCCGGTCAAGCGTTGACCGGACTCGAGCGTTGACAGACCCTCAGTCGATCCGCTGCGAGCCCTCGGGCAACAGCATGAACATGAAGCCCTGCGCGCGGTGCTCGTCGCCCGCCGGGCAGCGGCCCGGCCCTCGCTCGAACAGGACGTGGCACTTGTCGCAGTAGCGGAACTGCCCCCCGCCGCCGGGGATGTCGTGCATCAGGGTGAACAGGAAGCCCTGCGCGTGGTGGCCGCCGCCCGCCGGGCAGACGCCCTTGTTCGGGTAGCCGTCGAAGAACAGCCCGTGGCACTTGTCGCAGAATCTCCACCCGCCCTGGACGCGGGGGCCGAGGGCCTTGTCGTAGGGCAGCTGGACGCGAGTTGGGCCGGCGACATGGCCACCCCCAGCGGCGCAGACCGCCTTGTTCCGGTAGCCGTCGAAGAACACCGTCCGGCACTTGGCGCACGAGGCCCACTGCTTCTGGATCTGCTCGGCCCAGGCGGCGACGGGCAGCAGGCCGGTGGCAATGGCGAGGATTGCCGGGGTTGCGGCGAGGAGTTCGCGACGCGTGATCGAACTGGGGGCCACCCTATAGACTCCTGCCGCTGACAGTCCGCGAAAATTGCCATCGTTCGGTCAGCTAGGCAACCACCGTCACCCCGCTAGCGCCTCCTCCGGAATCGCGAACAGCGTCGCTGCCCCCCGAGTCACCGGCCCGAGCAGCGCCGTCGCCGAGGGCAGGATCTGCTCGGCGAAGAAGCGCGCGGTGGCGATCTTGGCGTTGAGGAATGCCGGGTCGCCGTCGCCGTTCGCGAGCCGGCGCTGCGCGACCACCGCCTGCTGCGCCAGCAGCCAACCACCGAGCGTCACCCCGAACATACGCAGGTACGGCGTCGCTCCCGCAGCGTTGTCGTCCGCCTGCGTTCCCGAGTTGCCGGTCATCCACACCGTCGCGTTCTCCAGTGCGCCCAGCGCATCGTCGAGATACGGCCCCATGACCGCCAGGTCACCCGCCTTGGGCAGAGTTCGGACGAAGTCGCGCATGTCGGCGAACAGCGGCCTCCACGCGCCGCTAGCCAGCTTGCGGCCGACGAGGTCGAGCGCCTGGATGCCGTTGGTGCCCTCGTAGATCGGCGCGATGCGGGCGTCGCGCAGGTGCTGCGCCGCCCCGGTTTCCTCGACATAGCCCATACCGCCGAACACCTGCACCGCGAGGCTCGACAGCTCGACGCCGAGGTCGGTGGCCCAGGCCTTGGTGATCGGGGTCAGCAGGTCGGCGAGGCCGCGGGCTTCGGCGTCACCCGCGTGGGCGCGGTCGACGGCGGCGGCGTTCAGGTAGGTCAGCGCCCGCGCCGCCTCGGTCGAGGCCCTCAACGTCATCAGCATCCGGCGGACGTCCGGGTATTCGATGATGCGCTTGCTGCCGCCCTGCACGCGCTCCTTCGCGAAGGTCAGCGCGCCTTGGTAGGCACGCTCGGCGATGGCGACGCCCTGCAGGCCGACGTTGATGCGGGCGTGGTTCATCATCGTGAACATCGCTTTCATGCCCGCACCCTCGGCGCCGACGAGGTAGCCGACGCAGCTGTCGTGCTCGCCGAATGCCATCGTGCAGGTCGGCGAGGCGTGGATGCCGAGCTTGTGCTCTAGGCCGACCACTCGCAGGTCGTTACGCGAGCCGGCGGGTAGGACCTTCGGGCACAGGAACAGCGAGATGCCCTTCGTCCCCGGCGGAGCGTCGGGCAGCCGTGCCAGAACGAGATGGACGATGTTCGGGGCGACGTCGTGCTCGCCCCAGGTGATGTAGATCTTCTGGCCCTTGACCCGGTAAGTGCCGTCGGCGTGCGGCTCGGCGCGGGTGCGGAGCGCGCCGACGTCGCTGCCCGCCTGCGGCTCGGTCAGGTTCATCGTGCCGGTCCACTCGCCGCTGACCAGCTTGGTCAGGTAGGTCGCCTGCAGCTCCGGCGAGGCGTGCACCTGCAGCGCCTCGATCGCGCCCTGCGACAGCATCATGCACAGGCTGAACGCCATGTTGGCGGACGTCAGCTGCTCCTGCACCGCGCACGCCAGCACGAACGGCAGACCCTGCCCGCCGTGGTCCGGATGCGCGCCGAGCGAGGCCCAGCCGCCCTCGACATACTGGCGGTAGGCGTCGCCGAACCCGGCTGGCAAATGGACCTCGTCGCCGTCCTTGACCGCGCCTTGCGTGTCGCCGATCCGGTTGAGGGGCGCGAAGACGTTGCCTGCGAGCTTGCCCGCCTCCTCGAGGATCGCGTCGACCATGTCGGGGGTCGCTGCCTCGAAGCCCGGCAGCGCGCTCAATCCAGCGATATCGGCGACGGTGTCGAGGACGAAGCGCTGCTCGGCGAGGGGGGCGGTGTAGGTCATGGGCGGCCTTTGGCGGGAGGGTCCGGGTCGGCTATAGCCGCGCACGATGGACCGACCAACCGGCGACATGACGACGCGAGTGCTGCCCGCCGACGCGCGCGGTATCGACGCGGCGATCGCGCTCCTGGCCGCCGGGCAGCTCGTCGCCGCGCCGACCGAGACGGTGTACGGCCTCGCCGCGCGCGCCGACGATGCTGGCGCGGTGGCGCGCATCTACGCCGCGAAGGGACGCCCCGACTTCAACCCGCTGATCGTCCACGTCGGCGATGCGTCGGAGGCCGCGACGCTGGTCGAGATCGGCACCGTCGCGGCGCGGCTGATGCAGCGGTTTTGGCCGGGGGCGCTGACGCTCGTGCTGCCGGCGAAGCGCGGGGCCCGCGTCGCGGCCGCCGTGCGCGCCGGGCTGCCGACGCTCGCCGTGCGCTGCCCGTCCCACCCAATCATGCAGGCGCTGATCGCCGGTACCGGACCGCTGGCGGCCCCGTCCGCGAACCGCAGCGGCAGCCTCAGCCCGACCCGCGCCGAGCACGTGCTGGAGTCATTGGGCGGGCGCATCCCGCTGATCCTCGACGCCGGGCCATGCGCCGCCGGGGTCGAGAGCACCATCGTCGCGGTAGACGGTGAGGTCGTCACCCTACTCCGCCCCGGCGCGCTGACTGCCGAGCGTCTTGGCGTCGTGCTCGCGGCGGCCGGCTCCGAAATCACTGCGCCCGGCCAGATGGCGAGCCATTATGCGCCGCGCCAGCCGCTCCGCATGGACGCGCGGACCGCGTCACTCGACGAATGGCACATCGGCTTCGGCGG containing:
- a CDS encoding threonylcarbamoyl-AMP synthase, whose translation is MTTRVLPADARGIDAAIALLAAGQLVAAPTETVYGLAARADDAGAVARIYAAKGRPDFNPLIVHVGDASEAATLVEIGTVAARLMQRFWPGALTLVLPAKRGARVAAAVRAGLPTLAVRCPSHPIMQALIAGTGPLAAPSANRSGSLSPTRAEHVLESLGGRIPLILDAGPCAAGVESTIVAVDGEVVTLLRPGALTAERLGVVLAAAGSEITAPGQMASHYAPRQPLRMDARTASLDEWHIGFGGVRGDRTLSASGNLDEAAAALFEALHEAQASGRTSIAVAPIPDRGVGVAINDRLRRAAVR
- a CDS encoding c-type cytochrome, whose product is MALPPRSSLIGTLFPRRLGHWIGPLLAAGVMAGMVALLVITSGIANLGASTPHPQGWAALLHYVFKRSVSHHADGIVVPADLDTVPRVQKGAVYFSRVCSSCHGGPGLGQNPIALSMRPRPQYLQLVVRQYTAPELFYILQHGVKYSAMPSWPAVNRDDEIWSIVAFLRRLPTLGRVEYDALAQGPAGQAAGVVGFAPAFDPFKATPYKMPNMNEYPQESQYSRPASAFGRGIVGPDLAASCVQCHGTDGAGRPDGAFPNLTVLNATTVKEALVAYANGTRQSAYMQPVAVQLTDSQIDSLSARFHSLPRTRSPQFAVSPAVLATGRQVAEAGIPARKVGACQECHDINKANARLYPAIAGQNYLYLRDQLRLYRAGFRNAGIKSNPMLAAAKQMTDAEIDGAAAYYAAMAPQAVEAVAEGPVKR
- a CDS encoding acyl-CoA dehydrogenase, yielding MTYTAPLAEQRFVLDTVADIAGLSALPGFEAATPDMVDAILEEAGKLAGNVFAPLNRIGDTQGAVKDGDEVHLPAGFGDAYRQYVEGGWASLGAHPDHGGQGLPFVLACAVQEQLTSANMAFSLCMMLSQGAIEALQVHASPELQATYLTKLVSGEWTGTMNLTEPQAGSDVGALRTRAEPHADGTYRVKGQKIYITWGEHDVAPNIVHLVLARLPDAPPGTKGISLFLCPKVLPAGSRNDLRVVGLEHKLGIHASPTCTMAFGEHDSCVGYLVGAEGAGMKAMFTMMNHARINVGLQGVAIAERAYQGALTFAKERVQGGSKRIIEYPDVRRMLMTLRASTEAARALTYLNAAAVDRAHAGDAEARGLADLLTPITKAWATDLGVELSSLAVQVFGGMGYVEETGAAQHLRDARIAPIYEGTNGIQALDLVGRKLASGAWRPLFADMRDFVRTLPKAGDLAVMGPYLDDALGALENATVWMTGNSGTQADDNAAGATPYLRMFGVTLGGWLLAQQAVVAQRRLANGDGDPAFLNAKIATARFFAEQILPSATALLGPVTRGAATLFAIPEEALAG